One genomic region from Balaenoptera musculus isolate JJ_BM4_2016_0621 chromosome X, mBalMus1.pri.v3, whole genome shotgun sequence encodes:
- the DLG3 gene encoding disks large homolog 3 isoform X7, whose translation MMNSSMSSGSGSLRTSEKRSLYVRALFDYDRTRDSCLPSQGLSFSYGDILHVINASDDEWWQARLVTPHGESEQIGVIPSKKRVEKKERARLKTVKFHARTGMIESNRSIKTKRKKSFRLSRKFPFYKSKENMAQESSVQEQGVTSNTSDSESSSKGQEDAILSYEPVTRQEIHYARPVIILGPMKDRVNDDLISEFPHKFGSCVPHTTRPRRDNEVDGQDYHFVVSREQMEKDIQDNKFIEAGQFNDNLYGTSIQSVRAVAERGKHCILDVSGNAIKRLQQSQLYPIAIFIKPKSIEALMEMNRRQTYEQANKIYDKAMKLEQEFGEYFTAIVQGDSLEEIYNKIKQIIEDQSGHYIWVPSPEKL comes from the exons ATGATGAACAGCAGTATGAGCTCTGGGTCTGGGTCCCTGCGAACGAGTGAGAAGAGGTCCTTGTATGTCAG GGCCTTGTTTGATTATGACCGGACTCGGGACAGCTGCCTGCCGAGCCAAGGCCTCAGCTTCTCCTATGGTGACATTCTACATGTCATTAACGCCTCTGATGATGAGTGGTGGCAGGCGAGACTGGTGACCCCCCATGGAGAAAGTGAGCAAATTGGTGTGATCCCCAGTAAGAAGAG ggtggaaaagaaagaaagggctcGATTGAAAACCGTGAAGTTTCATGCCAGGACGGGGATGATTGAGTCTAACAGG TCGATCAAAACGAAACGTAAAAAGAGTTTCCGCCTCTCTCGAAAGTTTCCATTTTACAAGAGCAAAGAAAACATGGCCCAGGAGAGCAGCGTACAGGAAC AGGGAGTGACATCCAACACCAGTGACAGCGAAAGCAGTTCCA AAGGACAAGAGGATGCTATTTTGTCATATGAGCCAGTGACACGGCAAGAAA TTCACTATGCAAGGCCTGTCATCATCCTGGGCCCAATGAAGGACAGAGTCAACGATGACCTGATTTCGGAGTTCCCGCATAAATTTGGATCCTGTGTACCAC ATACTACCCGGCCTCGGCGTGATAATGAAGTGGATGGGCAAGACTACCACTTTGTGGTCTCCCGAGAACAGATGGAGAAGGATATTCAGGACAACAAGTTCATCGAGGCAGGCCAATTCAACGATAATCTCTATGGGACCAGCATCCAGTCAGTGAGGGCAGTTGCAGAGAGG GGCAAGCACTGCATCTTAGATGTTTCTGGCAATGCTATCAAGAGGCTGCAGCAGTCACAACTTTACCCCATTGCCATTTTCATCAAGCCCAAGTCTATTGAAGCGCTTAT GGAAATGAACCGACGGCAGACATATGAACAAGCAAATAAGATCTATGACAAAGCCATGAAACTGGAGCAGGAGTTTGGAGAATACTTCACAG CCATTGTACAGGGTGACTCACTGGAAGAGATTtataacaaaatcaaacaaatcaTTGAGGACCAGTCTGGGCACTACATTTGGGTCCCATCCCCTGAAAAACTCTGA